The region GGTCCGCCACCGGCAGGGTGCCGACCACGCGTCGGTCGCCGGGGCGTCGTTCCGCGTGGACGCCGACGGCCGGTTGAGCGAGCAGGTGGACGTGACGTGGGTGCGGCCCGCCGGGGTGACCGTCGCCGTCACCGCCGCCGTCGGTGCGAGCAGCGTGACCCTGGGCCGGATCGCCCGCTCGTACGTCGAGACTCCCGAGGTCTCCTACAGCCTCGGCCCCTGAGGGCCGACCACCTTCTCGTAGCGACGGCACGGGGAGACGAAGACCTGACCGGCAGCGGTGACCTCGTAGGGCAGCGCGCCCCCGTCGCGCCACCCACGCTTCTCGTAGAACGCCCGGGCCCGGGCGTTGCCCTCGACGACCGCGAGCCAGGCGACCTCGTGCCCGGCTGCGGCGACCTGTCTTTCCGCCTCGTCCAGCAGCACCGCGGCGAGGCCGCTGCCGCGCGCCCCACGACCGACGAACACCTGCTCCACCTCGTCGCCGGCGACCATCACGAACCCCAGCAGCTCGCCGTCCTCCGCGACCGCGACCGTCGTGTCCGCGACGCGCAGGGGAGTGCGCTCGTGGAACGCCTCGAGCGTGCGGGCCGCGGTGAGGCCCTCCGGGACGCGCCCGGCGTGCCCGTCGTGCCAGCCCTCGTGCCACAGGTCGGCCACCGCAGCCATGTCCGCGCCACCGGCCGGTCGGATCGACGTCATGGGTCCACCCTAGGATCGGCAGCATGGCGAACGACGGGCTCGAGCGGATCTGGACGCCCCACCGGATGGCCTACGTCCGCACCTCCGCGGTCGACGAGGGCTGCCCGTTCTGCGCGATCCCGAGCCACCCCGACGGCGAGTCGCTCGTCGTGGCGCGGGGCGAGTCGACGTACGTCGTGCTCAACCTGCACCCCTACAACCCCGGTCACCTGATGGTGCTGCCCTACCGGCACGTCGCCGACCTGGCCGACCTCACCGAGGCCGAGTCCACCGAGCTGATGGCGATGACCCAGCACGCGCTGCGTGCCATCCGGGCGGTCAGCACGCCGCACGCCTTCAACATCGGGCTCAACCTCGGCCGCTCGGCAGGCGGCTCGCTCTCCGAGCACCTCCACCAGCACGTCGTGCCCCGGTGGACCGGGGACGCCAACTTCATCACCGTCGTCGGCGGAGTGAAGATGCTTCCTCAGCTGCTCGAGGACACCCGCGACCTCATCGCCGGGGCGTGGGCCGACGCCTGAGCGCGACCCGGCTCAGCCCACGGCGTAGGGGTGCTCGCTCGCGCGCCCCTGGAACGCGAGGATCGCGGGGTTGCGGATCCGACCGTCCTGGATCTCGATCGCCCGCGTGACGGTCTCGTTGGTCGCCCACGCCTCGGGGCCGCCCACCACGGTGTCGATGAACGGCAGCAGCGCCTCGCTGTTCTCCCACGTCGCCGAGCTCCACAGGTAGGACGGGCTGTGGTCGACCGCGTAGTAGTGGACCCCGTCCCCGACGGTGAACATCGGGGCGTCGAACGTCGTCGGGACCGCCCACGAGAAGCCCATGCCCTCGTCGCACGAGACGTCGACGATGAGGCTGCCCGTCCGGAACCCGGAGAGGTCCTCGGTGCGCAGGTAGGTCAACGGGGCTGCGGTGTCCTGCAGCGTGCAGTTGACGACGATGTCGTTCTCGGCGAGGTACGCCGCCAGCGGCTCGCGGCCACGGTCGGTGATGACCATGCTGGCGTCGGGCTCGTCCGGGTCGTGGTCGAACTGCCGGATCAGCACCGAGTGGATCGGCGACCCCACGGCTGCGACACCGCGCGTGGTGAGCACCGCGACGTCGCTGACGCCGTGGGCCTTGAGGGCGGTGACCGCCCCGCGTGCCGTCGCCCCGAAACCGATGACCACCGCACTCAGCCGGCGCCCGTAGTCGCCGGTGATGCCGACGAGCTCCATGGCCTGGAGCACCGAGCAGTAGCCCGCGAGCTCGTTGTTCTTGTGGAAGACGTGCAGCCCGACGTAGCCGTCGCGGGTCCAGTGGTTCATCGCCTCGAAGGCGATCAGCGTCAGCTCGCGGTCGATGGCCAGCTGCGTCAGCTCGGTGTCCTGGACGCAGTGCGGCCACCCCCACAGCACCTGGCCGGCGTGCATCAGGGCCACGTCCTCGTGCTGCGGCTTCGGCAGCACGACGACGTCGGAGGTGGCGATGATCTCCTCACGCGTGGCGAAGCCGGCGACGTGCGGGGCGAGGTCGGCGTCGGAGATGCCGAAGCGCGAGCCGTAGTCGTGCTCGAGGGTCGTCCGGGCCGCGACGTCAGTGGCCAGCCGGTGCAGGTGCTCCGGGTGGAGGGGGAGACGGTGCTCGTTCTCCTTGGCCGAGGTGCCGATGACGCCGAGGCTGAGCCGGCTCACTTCTTCTTCGGCATGAAGGGCTCGGTGGAGTCGCCCTTCCCGGCGGCCTTCGCGTGCTTGTCGGCACGCTTCTCCTTGATGGACTTGCCGGACTTCTTGGACATGCCTTGCCGCGGCGACTTGTCGCTCATCGGGGCTCCCTCGTCGGAAGCCTGGATGGCTCCGTGCTGCCACACTACGCGCCCCACTAACGTGGCTCCCGTGGACGACTCCTCGCTGGATCCCTCGCTGGACCCCTCGGCAGCACCCTCGCTGGCCGACGACGCCGCCCTCGCCGTCGAGCTGGTGCGCGAGGCCGCCGCCCTCGCGGCCCGGATCCGGACCGGGGGCCTCGACGTCGACTTCAAGACCAGCGGGTCCGACGTCGTCACCCAGGCCGACACCGCGGCCGAGCGGCTCATCGTCGACCGGCTGGCGGCCGAGCGCCCCGACGACGCGATCGTGGGGGAGGAGGGCGCCTCGCGACCGGGCACGTCCGGACGCACCTGGGTGATCGACCCGGTCGACGGCACCTTCAACTTCTCCCGCGGCAGCGACTGGTGGTGCAGCGCGATCGCCCTGGCCGGCGAGGACGACGTGCTGCTCGGCGCTGTCCACCACGCCGCCACGCAGCGGACCTGGGTCGGCGGCCCCGACCTGCCCAGCACGTGCGACGGCGTACGCCTGGGCGACCTGCCCGACACCCCGCCCGGCTCGCGGTGCGCGACGACCTACCTCCACCCGCCGTTCTTCGGCAGCGAGGTGGGCGATGCCTTCGCCCGTGCGCTCGGGCAGGTCGGCACGTTGCGGATGCTCGGCTCCGGGACGATGGACGCGATGGCGATCGCCTCGGGCCAGTGGGACGTGCTCTTCCAGCACTCCGTCGCCGACTGGGACCGGCTCCCGGGCGCGGCGATCGTCCGCGGCGCGGGCGGCGAGTCGCTCGTCGTACCGGCCGCGGGGGTGGACTGGACGGTCACCGGCGCGCCGGCGGCGGTCGCGGACGTCCGAGCCGCGCTGCTCGACGGCACGGACGCCCGGTAGCCTGCCGCCGTGCTCGATCGGTTCAAGCAGTTCTGGCAGGGCGTCATGCTCGCGCCCTTCATCAACCTCTTCATCCGCCTCGGCATCAGCCCCGACGTGGTGACGCTGGTCGGCACCCTCGGCGTCAGCTTCGGCGCGCTGTTCTTCTTCTCCCAGGGCTGGGTGTGGCAGGGCGTGCTGTTCATCACCGCCTTCGTCTTCAGCGACCTGGTCGACGGCGCGATGGCCCGCAAGACGGGCCGCAAGGACGACTTCGGCGCCTTCCTCGACTCGACCCTCGACCGGGTGGCCGACGGCGCGCTCTTCGGCGGCCTCGCCCTCTTCTTCGCCTGGCACCACGAGAGCCACCTCTACCTCGTGCTGAGCCTGGTCATCCTCGTGATGGGCGCCGTGACGTCCTACGCCCGGGCGAAGGCCGACCACCTCGGCTACGACGCCAAGGTCGGCGTCGCCGAGCGTCCGGACCGCCTGGTGGGGATGCTCGTGCCCGCCTTCTTCGCCGACCTCCTCGACCTGTGGTGGCTGCTCTACATCTCGCTGTGGGCCCTCGCCGCCGCGGCCACCGTGACGGTCGCGCAGCGCATCTGGGTCGTGCGCCGTCAGGCGCTCGCCCGCGCGGCCGCCCAGGGCTGAGCGACCCCCGGGTCGTCGGCAGTTCGAGGCCCGGTCCCGGTGCCTCCTTTCGGATGAGTCCGCACTACGATCGGCTCATGGCTGAGCAGACTGCAGAGACCCCCCTCGAGCACGGCACCAGCCGCGTGAAGCGCGGCATGGCCGAGATGCTCAAGGGCGGCGTGATCATGGACGTGGTGACCGCCGAGCAGGCGAAGATCGCCGAGGACGCCGGCGCCGTCGCCGTCATGGCCCTCGAGCGCGTGCCGGCCGACATCCGCGCCCAGGGCGGCGTGTCCCGGATGAGCGACCCCGACATGATCGACGGCATCATCGAGGCCGTCTCGATCCCGGTGATGGCCAAGGCCCGCATCGGCCACTTCGCCGAGGCCCAGGTGCTCCAGTCGCTCGGCGTCGACTACATCGACGAGTCCGAGGTGCTCACCCCGGCCGACTACTCCCACCACATCGACAAGTGGGGCTTCACCGTCCCCTTCGTCTGCGGTGCGACCAACCTCGGCGAGGCGTTGCGCCGGATCACCGAGGGCGCGGCGATGATCCGCTCCAAGGGCGAGGCCGGCACCGGCGACGTGTCCAACGCGGTCACCCACATGCGCACCATCCGTGGCGAGCTCAACCGCCTGCACGGCATGGCCGAGGACGAGCTCTACGTCGCGGCCAAGGACCTCCAGGCTCCCTACGAGCTGGTCAAGGAGGTCGCGGCCGCGGGCAAGCTGCCGGTCGTCCTCTTCACCGCCGGCGGCATCGCCACCCCGGCCGACGCCGCGATGATGATGCAGCTCGGCGCCGAGGGCGTCTTCGTCGGCTCCGGCATCTTCAAGTCGGGCAACCCGGCCCAGCGCGCCGAGGCGATCGTCAAGGCCACCACGTTCTTCGACGACCCTGACGTGGTCGCCAAGGTCTCGCGCGGCCTCGGCGAGGCGATGGTCGGCATCAACGTCGACGAGCCCGCCCGCTCGATCCAGTTCGCCGAGCGCGGCTGGTAGTCGGCGCCTACTTCCTCAGCGCGTCCACCAGCACGGTGGCCGCGTTGCCGAAGCCGTACGCCTCCTCGCCCGGCTGGGCGGGCAGCCCGAGCCGGATCACGAGGGTCCTCGTGGTGGGGTCGACGAGCAGCACCTGTCCGCCGAGGCCGAGCGCTGCGAACAGGTCCGGGTCGGCGTACGACGCCAGCTGGCCGGTCACGGGTCGCAGGGGCTGGCCCTGTGCGTCCACCGGGTCGGTGGCCCCGCGGACCTGCCCCGGCCGGTTGAGCCACCAGAGGTAGCCGTAGGCCGCGTTGTGCACCGTCGACGAGCGGCCGACGGCCCGCGCCACGTAGGCCCTGTCGAGGTAGCGCCTGCCGTCGACCTTCCCCCTGCCGAGGTAGAGCATCCCGAGGTGGGCGAGGTCCAGGCAGGTCGTGGTGACGCCGTAGAACGCGTTGGCGTTGCCGGACCGGTCGGTGGTGAAGGTCGTGTGCGCCATGCCGAGCGGCTCGAACAGCCGCGTGCGGGCGAACCTCGCGACCGGCATCCCGGTCGCCTCCTCCAGCACCGGCTCGAGGACCTGGATCGCGGCGTTGTTGTACTGCCACGCGCTGCCGGGGGCGTACTGCTGCGTGAGGCCGACGGCGTACCTCGTGCGGTTGCGTGCGCCGAGCAGGTCGCCGTAGTCGGACTGCAGCGACCAGAAGCGGCCGCTGTCGTTGGACAGCAGGTTGCGCACGGTCACCGACGCCGACGGCGTGCCGCGCCACTCGGGCACGTAGGTCGAGACGGTGTCGTCGAGGCGCA is a window of Nocardioides oleivorans DNA encoding:
- a CDS encoding serine hydrolase domain-containing protein, with the protein product MRLPRAQALGAMLLTAALVLCGVPATAEQAGQLTVDGWPVRSPSDLGLRPGALSAGAKEAKALDSTCFAVLRDGKLAKEANWRLSRDTPREVFSITKSVTATLVGIAIRDGDLRLDDTVSTYVPEWRGTPSASVTVRNLLSNDSGRFWSLQSDYGDLLGARNRTRYAVGLTQQYAPGSAWQYNNAAIQVLEPVLEEATGMPVARFARTRLFEPLGMAHTTFTTDRSGNANAFYGVTTTCLDLAHLGMLYLGRGKVDGRRYLDRAYVARAVGRSSTVHNAAYGYLWWLNRPGQVRGATDPVDAQGQPLRPVTGQLASYADPDLFAALGLGGQVLLVDPTTRTLVIRLGLPAQPGEEAYGFGNAATVLVDALRK
- a CDS encoding HIT family protein encodes the protein MANDGLERIWTPHRMAYVRTSAVDEGCPFCAIPSHPDGESLVVARGESTYVVLNLHPYNPGHLMVLPYRHVADLADLTEAESTELMAMTQHALRAIRAVSTPHAFNIGLNLGRSAGGSLSEHLHQHVVPRWTGDANFITVVGGVKMLPQLLEDTRDLIAGAWADA
- the pdxS gene encoding pyridoxal 5'-phosphate synthase lyase subunit PdxS, which encodes MAEQTAETPLEHGTSRVKRGMAEMLKGGVIMDVVTAEQAKIAEDAGAVAVMALERVPADIRAQGGVSRMSDPDMIDGIIEAVSIPVMAKARIGHFAEAQVLQSLGVDYIDESEVLTPADYSHHIDKWGFTVPFVCGATNLGEALRRITEGAAMIRSKGEAGTGDVSNAVTHMRTIRGELNRLHGMAEDELYVAAKDLQAPYELVKEVAAAGKLPVVLFTAGGIATPADAAMMMQLGAEGVFVGSGIFKSGNPAQRAEAIVKATTFFDDPDVVAKVSRGLGEAMVGINVDEPARSIQFAERGW
- a CDS encoding GNAT family N-acetyltransferase, which codes for MTSIRPAGGADMAAVADLWHEGWHDGHAGRVPEGLTAARTLEAFHERTPLRVADTTVAVAEDGELLGFVMVAGDEVEQVFVGRGARGSGLAAVLLDEAERQVAAAGHEVAWLAVVEGNARARAFYEKRGWRDGGALPYEVTAAGQVFVSPCRRYEKVVGPQGPRL
- a CDS encoding N(5)-(carboxyethyl)ornithine synthase encodes the protein MSRLSLGVIGTSAKENEHRLPLHPEHLHRLATDVAARTTLEHDYGSRFGISDADLAPHVAGFATREEIIATSDVVVLPKPQHEDVALMHAGQVLWGWPHCVQDTELTQLAIDRELTLIAFEAMNHWTRDGYVGLHVFHKNNELAGYCSVLQAMELVGITGDYGRRLSAVVIGFGATARGAVTALKAHGVSDVAVLTTRGVAAVGSPIHSVLIRQFDHDPDEPDASMVITDRGREPLAAYLAENDIVVNCTLQDTAAPLTYLRTEDLSGFRTGSLIVDVSCDEGMGFSWAVPTTFDAPMFTVGDGVHYYAVDHSPSYLWSSATWENSEALLPFIDTVVGGPEAWATNETVTRAIEIQDGRIRNPAILAFQGRASEHPYAVG
- the pgsA gene encoding phosphatidylinositol phosphate synthase, which codes for MLDRFKQFWQGVMLAPFINLFIRLGISPDVVTLVGTLGVSFGALFFFSQGWVWQGVLFITAFVFSDLVDGAMARKTGRKDDFGAFLDSTLDRVADGALFGGLALFFAWHHESHLYLVLSLVILVMGAVTSYARAKADHLGYDAKVGVAERPDRLVGMLVPAFFADLLDLWWLLYISLWALAAAATVTVAQRIWVVRRQALARAAAQG
- a CDS encoding inositol monophosphatase family protein, which produces MDDSSLDPSLDPSAAPSLADDAALAVELVREAAALAARIRTGGLDVDFKTSGSDVVTQADTAAERLIVDRLAAERPDDAIVGEEGASRPGTSGRTWVIDPVDGTFNFSRGSDWWCSAIALAGEDDVLLGAVHHAATQRTWVGGPDLPSTCDGVRLGDLPDTPPGSRCATTYLHPPFFGSEVGDAFARALGQVGTLRMLGSGTMDAMAIASGQWDVLFQHSVADWDRLPGAAIVRGAGGESLVVPAAGVDWTVTGAPAAVADVRAALLDGTDAR